Sequence from the Vicia villosa cultivar HV-30 ecotype Madison, WI unplaced genomic scaffold, Vvil1.0 ctg.000460F_1_1, whole genome shotgun sequence genome:
GAACAAAGAAAAAAGATGGTGAATCAGGAGAGTTTTCTGAAAGAAAGGATTTCGAAGGctgaaaagcaatttgaaaagCAATGGAAAGACaacagagagaaagagagaaccaTGTTCTTGTTTGAATGTCTCAGTGCTGGGAACGTGGTGCAGAAGGATATGTCGGTGGCTGGTTTGAATCATCTTGCTTGGATGATTGATCAGAATCTTAAGGAGATTAGCAGAAGGATTGAAGCAGATGATAGAAACAGTAATATTCATCAATGTGAAAGCCAAGAACATCTCCAAATGGAACAGTCACTGCTGCTACCATTGGCGCTGCCACCACCAACCATGTCCAATAATGAAGACATTGCAATGATGAGTCATGGCCATCTTCCACCACCACCGCCACCACAACCAACCACGCCGAATAATGATGAAATTGCA
This genomic interval carries:
- the LOC131628523 gene encoding agamous-like MADS-box protein AGL80; the protein is MARKKVKLAFIENDNARKSTYKNREKGLVKKIDELATLCGVEACAIIYGPYEPQPEIWLSASGVQNVLSKFMTKSEFEQRKKMVNQESFLKERISKAEKQFEKQWKDNREKERTMFLFECLSAGNVVQKDMSVAGLNHLAWMIDQNLKEISRRIEADDRNSNIHQCESQEHLQMEQSLLLPLALPPPTMSNNEDIAMMSHGHLPPPPPPQPTTPNNDEIAMNNNDIMMNANL